A section of the Hippocampus zosterae strain Florida unplaced genomic scaffold, ASM2543408v3 HiC_scaffold_22, whole genome shotgun sequence genome encodes:
- the LOC127594592 gene encoding WAP, Kazal, immunoglobulin, Kunitz and NTR domain-containing protein 2-like produces the protein MWWMLFPRWIWFVASVWMELQVGVMPHLAYSHVGMCPNDMNPNLWVDAMSTCTRECGSDQECESFEKCCQNVCGNRSCVAARYVVGEKGPVGMPKEATCASFMCAQQGAECDIWDGQPVCKCRDRCEREPHFTCASDGMTYYNKCYMDAEACSKGISLSVVMCRFHLTWLSTSPALPPVTTFHPTTTPLQVTVPPPAVPQAPLILSTPVQQTLNVGDTASFLCDVTGGSPPEITWEKQLSEGVNKVVMGRNHVRGNMVVTNAGQLVIYSAKMHDSGVYICTARNPSGSVQVHHALMVLPIEPSKSPVAMDLTRCSPEECLKPPDNPNLCGSDLEKVSWFYDSLSNNCISFTHCHSNSQQPRKLFETHDKCMQCCGPELSGPCDLPSLQGPCKAYEPRWAYSSSLRQCQSFIYGGCGGNDNNFESKEACEEMCPYPQNHNCKACKPRGKIVTSFCRSDFVVLGRMTELAEEKDSGHALVTVEETLKDEKMGLRFFGKEPLEVNFINMDWNCPCPNITGAAAEGQVIIMGNVREGMAVLEPHSYVGASSPRRVRKLREVISKNTCDILKAITNSPL, from the exons ATGTGGTGGATGCTGTTCCCGCGTTGGATCTGGTTTGTGGCCAGTGTGTGGATGGAGCTCCAAGTTGGGGTTATGCCTCATCTCGCCTACTCACACGTGGGGATGTGCCCGAACGACATGAATCCTAACCTCTGGGTGGACGCCATGAGTACTTGTACAAGAGAGTGTGGATCAGATCAG GAGTGTGAATCCTTTGAGAAATGTTGCCAGAACGTGTGCGGGAATCGTAGTTGTGTGGCAGCCCGATACGTGGTTGGGGAGAAAGGCCCCGTGGGCATGCCCAAGGAAGCGacctgtgccagcttcatgtgCGCCCAGCAAGGGGCAGAGTGTGACATCTGGGATGGCCAGCCAGTGTGTAAATGTCGGGATCGTTGCGAGAGGGAGCCTCACTTTACATGTGCTTCGGATGGCATGACCTACTACAACAAGTGCTACATGGATGCTGAGGCCTGTTCCAAGGGTATCAGCCTCTCCGTTGTCATGTGTCGTTTCCACCTCACCTGGCTGAGTACGAGCCCTGCGTTACCCCCGGTGACTACTTTCCACCCGACGACCACTCCCCTGCAGGTGACCGTCCCACCTCCCGCAGTGCCTCAGGCGCCTCTCATCTTGAGCACCCCCGTTCAGCAAACTCTAAATGTGGGTGACACGGCCAGCTTCCTGTGTGATGTCACGGGGGGATCCCCGCCTGAGATCACTTGGGAAAAACAGCTTTCGGAAGGTGTCAACAAGGTGGTCATGGGGCGCAATCACGTCCGGGGGAATATGGTTGTCACCAACGCTGGTCAGCTTGTCATTTACAGCGCCAAGATGCATGACTCGGGTGTCTACATCTGCACAGCTCGGAACCCGTCTGGCTCGGTACAAGTCCACCACGCACTCATGGTGCTGCCCATAGAGCCATCAAAGAGTCCAGTAGCTATGGACTTGACCCGGTGCTCCCCTGAGGAGTGTCTGAAACCCCCCGACAATCCCAACCTCTGTGGAAGTGACCTTGAGAAAGTGAGCTGGTTCTATGACTCGCTAAGCAACAACTGCATCTCTTTTACTCACTGCCACAGCAACAGCCAACAGCCAAGGAAGTTGTTTGAGACCCACGACAAGTGCATGCAGTGCTGTGGTCCTGAGTTGTCGGGCCCCTGCGACCTCCCAAGTCTGCAAGGCCCATGTAAGGCCTATGAGCCCCGTTGGGCCTACAGTAGCAGCCTGCGCCAATGCCAGTCATTCATCTACGGAGGATGCGGGGGCAATGACAACAACTTTGAATCCAAAGAAGCGTGCGAAGAGATGTGCCCCTACCCCCAAAACCACAACTGCAAAGCCTGTAAGCCGAGAGGTAAGATAGTGACCAGCTTCTGTCGCAGTGACTTTGTCGTCCTGGGACGCATGACTGAGCTCGCAGAGGAGAAAGACTCTGGCCATGCTCTTGTGACTGTGGAGGAGACCCTCAAGGATGAGAAGATGGGCCTCCGCTTTTTTGGTAAGGAACCTCTCGAGGTAAACTTCATCAACATGGACTGGAACTGCCCGTGCCCCAACATTACAGGCGCTGCTGCCGAGGGCCAGGTTATCATCATGGGTAACGTTCGCGAAGGTATGGCTGTGCTGGAGCCGCACAGCTACGTAGGCGCCTCAAGTCCTCGTCGCGTCCGAAAGCTTCGAGAGGTCATCTCCAAGAACACTTGTGACATTCTCAAAGCCATCACCAACAGTCCTCTATAG